GCCTTTCCTGTATTGGGTTTCAATATCAAGCCTTGAACAAAATTAGTATATATCAATGCCTGCATTCGGAAAGACCTCTTCTTAAGGTTGTTTGCCTTGTTGTCTCTTCCCTAAAAGTTTGGTTGTGGTTTCCTAATCCATGTGTCTCTTGGTGCAGGTTGTCTCCTTCTCCTTTGTACCATGAGGTCTTCTTCAGCAGCCCTGTTGCCTCTCCTCCATCCTTTGAAAGAGCTGCCCAGTTTTTGTGAAAACCTGGCTATCCTCTGAGCTGTCCTTGCTCCTGTTGAGCCCATGTGGGCATCAACAGGGGGAAGACCAGAGGCCAGAAGGTCGACTGTTATTATTGATGCCTGAAGCCAGACCAATTCAGACCCTCCATTCACTTGTGGCCTGACCCCACCAAGTCCAACTGGAAAAGCCAAGCGGAGGACCCTTTGGACGGCAACCAAACGACGACAACATCACTGCCCCTTCCTGAATTGCTGCAACACCGCTGCCTATGACTGCCCAGGCTGATTTGTGTACATAAAATGCCAAGGAGTTGCCCTCGGACCAGTCTGCAATTCAAGACCACCATATGCCTGTAAACCGAAGGCTGCTGGGCCTTCCTGTGCCCATAACCACGAGGAGTCCTTTACGGCCCTCCTTCTTCTAACCAGCGACATCAGCTGAGGAACGCTGTCTGGGACTCCAAAAGCAGCCGACCGAATGCTTACCTCTAGGAACGCTATACTCTGATCACAAGGGACCTCTAGGAACGCTAGAATGCTTGGTGCTGGCTGGAGAAATCCAAGCTTTCATCTTAGTTTGGAGCCCTCCAAAGACTGCTGCCAAAGAACAACCTGAAATGCCGTTAGCTTCATCACACACCTGTACAGTCAAAGGAAGTTCAGGCCCTTCTGGATAACCTAGAGCCAGCTAGCTCCCAGGGGACTGCAGGTTACTAGATAGAGCTCAGCTGGCCCTAACAGACGTGCAATTTCTGGGCATACCTAAGACTGGAGATCTATTGAAGAGCCAGTATTATGCAGATAGCCAGAAAACACCAACAATTATATTCTGAATTGTTCTTGTGGGCAGACACCTCAAAGCCGGTGCTTTCCTGCAATTATCCCTGACACCAGCAACTGGTCACATATAGTCAGAGGTTTCCATTGACTTTCAAAATCTGTAGTGAGCAATGTAAATGTTGGTACAGCTCTATTGCATATCCATAGACACCAGGTGTCAGCCCTGCCCGGTGTCTTTAAGTTTCTTTCAGTTTTGGCAAGTCTAGACGCTTGGTGTAGCTGGACTGTTTGTTTGCAAGTCCTTGCATGCAGTAACCAAAAAAATCCCAGTCTTGGTCAAGCTGTAGCTATAGTCTTAGAACTTTGGGTGGAGACCTCAAGCTCAAGTTGCCagatgtctgactctgaggaagGGGGCTGAAATTTGTCAATTTGGGGGGCAGCGCCATGTAGAGGCGCCCCGCATAGGGGGAACGGAGATGCATGCCGGGACTCGTGGGTAACTGTCACCCGACTGGCTGGGGAGCAAACGTTTCATGAATGTCCAACGGAGGCAGGTTCGAGTTTGACGATGGTGGCTGCTATGTGGGTGACTGGGAAGAGGGCCGGGCACACGGCTACGGCGTCTGCACCGGCCCCGGAGCCCAGGGGGAGTACAGCGGGCGCTGGAGTCGGGGCTTTGAGTCCCTGGGCGTCTACACCTGGCCCAGCGGGAACACCTACCAAGGCCACTGGAGTCAAGGCAAGCGCAGCGGACTGGGCGTGGAGCGCAAGAGCAAGTGGAGCTACAAGGGGGAGTGGAGCCATGGGCTGAAGGGGCGCTCAGGGGTCTGGGAGAGCCATTCCGGAGTCATCTATGAAGGCATGTGGCGCGAAGGACTGCAGGATGGATACGGCATGGAGACTTATGCAGATGGAGGTGAGTAGACCAGACATGAAGGAACGTCACTAGTCCAATCGTTTGGTACTTTTCCTGTCCCCAGGTGTACTGATAAGTCCTGTTCTCTACCTCAATCCAACCGATTAAAGCAACACATCTTTCAGTTTCTCAGTATAGTATGTTGCTTGCATGGCCCATTATCTGCTTTTCAACTTTCCCACGTATTTCCAATACCTTTCCACCTATCTGTATATTGTCCACATTTCTATTCAGTGCTGAGAAATGGTAATTCTCAACCTTCCATTCTCTGTTCTCAGAAGTCAtagccaacatggccaacagTCAAGAATTTTGAGAATTGTAGTCTCAAACATCTGAGAATGGAAGTTTGAGAATGAATGGCAAAGTAAATAATGGGCTGAAATAATGGGCTATAAGTCTCCAGAGTGCAACATCCAGAAGCTCTCACCAATGGTAATGTTGGTTTAGGGAAATGTAGTCCAAcaaaatctggaaggccacactTTTCCACCTGTGAACTTGAGATGTGTATTGTGTATGTTGAAATGGCTAGTAGATTTTGAACATCTTACTTGTTTTTTTCTCAGGAAAACGTATTGTCTTAATTGAGAATTATATAAGCTAACTCCTTAAGCTTCTTGGGAATGAAAGCATTCAATTGAAAAGAAATTCTATTATGTTTATCCACCCAATTTTGTTTGATCAGCTCTTTCTAATTTTCTCTAATTATGGCATTGTCTTAGTACCTTTAATGGTAggtcccattttgggagaaaggcgggaGAAAATGCAAAAGTTTAAATAAACTAAAGTGTAGGTCCTACATGAAACTCTTTGTGCATTGTTGCGCTGGATCTGTGACTCCCTTTAAATGCACCTAAAACAGGTGGGGAAAGTTCAAGTTGTGTGCAACCCAACTCCATTTTGTGACCTCTCTTGAAAGTTCCTGAAAACTTCTCAATTTTTGTTTCTAGGCTGATTTGGGGCAGATATTTGCCCTCAGATTCAAATGCAAGCATGCTGCTTGCCCCACCCCTTCTTAAGACCTTTCTTCCACCAAAATTCAATCCCAAAGGAAATCCAATGTTCAGAAGGTCTTTGGCCCTGGTAGGCCTGAAACACCATTCTTGGGGACCtgatttctctcttctttttttgaaTTGATTCTTTTGGATAATGCCTAAGTTACTCCCATATCCACCTTCCATTATTCTTGGTTAACTACTGTTGTTTGCCTTTTCAGGTACCTACCAGGGCCAGTGGCAGTCCGGTAAGCGGCACGGGTATGGAGTCCGCCAAAGCGTCCCTTACCGGCAAGCTGCCCTGGTCCGCTCCCCACGCCGGACCTCTCTGGAATCGCTGCCCAGTGAGATTGACCCCAATGCTCCTTCTctgccccttcctcctcccccaatgGCCCCTCCGCCACTCCCTGGGGACAGCCCGGCTTCTGGATCCAGGGGCGGCTTTGTCTTGGCCTTCCCGGGCGACCCAGACTTCCCCAAGGGCGCCAAGAAGAAAGCGGGGGGCTTCTTCCGCCGATCCTTGCTCCTGAGTGGGCTACGGGTGCGCAGGGCTGAATCTAAGGCCTCCCTGGGCAGCAAGCGGGGGTCCCTCAAGAGCGAGGCCGGGGTCAGCTCGGCCGGGAGCGAAGCCACCACGCTCAGCTACGCCGAGACAGAGCCCCCTGAGTTGCCTTCAACGCTGACCATCGAAGGGTCGTCCACCGAGGTCTACGCCGGAGAGTGGAGAGCTGACCGCCGCAGTGGCTATGGGGTGAGCCGCCGTTCCAACGGCCTGAGGTACGAGGGCGAGTGGCTAGGCAATCGGCGGCACGGCTATGGACGGACCACCTACCCTGACGGCACCAAGGAAGAGGGCAAGTACAAGCTCAACCGGTTGGTGAGCGGGAAGGTGAAGAACTTGATCCCCCTTCGCCGGAGTAAGGTCAAGGAGAAAGTGGACCGGGCTGTGGAAGTGGCCAGGAGAGCGGTCAGCATGgcgcggcagaagcaggagctggCCATTACCAGGTGAGCAACGTGGGGCGTTGGCAGGACAGGGCAAACGTTGTGagggatatacagtagactctcagttaattgGCACCTATGGgaattggtagatgctggataaattaATTCTATACTCCatgctataccataccataaactctgtattgacttcatattaatattgaaatacaagaattaaaaacaaataaaggcaaataaagacaaacttaacttaatgtaacacggTTTTATAGTTTTACTGTATCATAaaaacagtacagtgttccctcacttatcgctggggttatgttccaggactacccgcaataagtgaaaatccgcgaagtagggacactatatttattttaatatttatatattattttaatagttatagactattttaagtctttatcaaccaattctgtgttgataaattgcttccttctcctcccgttgcgacttgggctccttttcccttctttcagcttctccttcctcccttccttaggctgtaaattgtaattttttatgatatataatagtcttttagagtcaattgaaaaaccgtgaaatagcgaatccgcaaaaagggAACCGCCATgttgtgagggaacactgtattgctctATTTTTTTGCATTCCAGTTTACTGAGAGTCTATTGCAGAGGCGTTAaatttgtggccttccagatgtttgggtctccaactcccagaagccccagccagcttgtccGATGGGtggccaggaattctgagagttgaagttcaaaacacttgggaagGCCACAGGTTTATTGTATATGGATACGGGGTTTTggtgtctaaggctttcatggccagaatcactgggttgctgtgagttttccgggctgtatggccatgtcccagaagcactgtctcctgacgtttcgcctacatctatggcaggcatcctcagagtttgtgaggtctgttggaaacaaggcaagtggggtttatatctgtggaatgtccaaggtgggagaaagagctcttgtctgtttgaggcaagttgcaattgatcaccttgatcagcattgagtttcaaagcttgggtgcttcctgcctggggaaatcctttgttggaaggtgattAGTGAACAGCTAAacagacaagacaaacagacaagaggtctttctcccacagatatataaaccacacttgcctaatttccaacaaacctcacaacttcagaggatgtttgccatagacgtgggtgaaacgtcaggagggaatgcttctggaacagggccattaagcccggaaaactcacagcaaaaccAGATACAGGGAAAATGGAACAGCGGGCTAGGATATGGAAACTACCAAGACAGCAATCACCCCAGGAAAGCTATTCCTAGGTCTCTTTGCCACAACCCagttacaaaactctaaaaatacacttaataaataacaaatgcttccaagtacagtagagtctcacttatccaacataaacaggccagcagaatgttggataagtgaatatgttggataatgaggggttaaggaaaagcctattaaacatcaaattacattatgattttacaaattaagcaccaaaatatcatgttatacaacaaaattgacagaaaaaatagttcaatacgcagtcatgctatgtagtaattactgtatttacgaatttagcaccaaaatatcacaatatattgaaaacattgactacaaaaatgtgttggataatccagaacgttggataagcgagactctactgtatttcaaatcttttaaaaaacatatgcaATGATAGCGTGGCACATGCCGTGCTAGGCATACTTGTATAAAATCCATTACTATAATCCAGGTGTgcgcaaactttggccctgcaggtgttttggacttcaactcccacaattcctaacagccggtaggctgttaggaattgtgggagttgaagtccaaaacacctggagggccaaagtttgcccatgcctgctataatgTCTCAAAAAAGAGATGGGGTGGTTATTAGAGCACATTAATATATGCAAGAGCATATATGCAAGAGCATGAAAACGTTACTATGTTCGTGGCCTGGATACTCAATTTAAGGTTGGAAAAAAAGGTGCATTTGCATATTGGGGATTAGGAGGAGGTTGTGCATATATCAAATAACaattactttgtgtgtgtgtgtgtgtgtgtgtttgaagtaGGCCTGCTATAAATTGTTTGGGATTTGTGggtaattaccatatatactcaagtataagtcgacccgaatataagccgaggcacctaattttaccactgggaaaacattgactccagtaaaaagcgagggtggtaaatttcagaaataaaaatagataccagtgaaattacattaattgaggcatcaatcagtaggttaaatgtttttgaatatttacataaagctcaaatttaagataagactgtccaactctgatcaaatcattattctcatcttcttcaatgtaagtgtgcttatatatccttttaataataatagagtaaaataatacatgtaataataataatagagtaaaataatacatgtaataatagagtaaaataataaatgcaataataataataataataataataatatcagagtgaaataataaatgtattaataataaaaatagagtaaaataaatgtaataataccaataataatagagaaaaataataaatgtaccatatattctcgagtataagctgacccaaatataagccaagcaggaccctcacctgagtataagccgagggagactttttcagtcttaaaaaaagggctgaaaaactaggcttatactcgagtatatacagtaatttcagggccttgcaCACAACAAGAACCGGGCCTAGATGCTGCCATGTTTGTGTAGGCCTTTTAAGAGGCCTCAGTCTTTCCACTCCTTGGGTTTGGAATAAATGAAGCCTTTTCTGTACACTAAATGGATTTAAGCTACCCAAATAACAGGAAACATGACTAGGATCATACCTATCTGGTTTATGAGAAGCTGTGTGTTCTGAATGATGTGTTGTTTGTGATCATCATCCTGGCCCTCCTCAGAGGCAGCCATTTTGAAACCAGCTGAGGGGAAGAAATCCCAAAACAGATCACTATCCCAAACAGACTTGAATTGGGAACCTTTTAAAACTTGTcttataatgtaaaaaaaaatcaaggacagATAGGACCAAAAGGACTGTGTGTCCAATGCATAGTCTCttggggttttttccccctccttctccATTTGGGACTGAAATTGACCAAAGAGAGCCAGGCCTGGTGTCCTGCCCATCGTAAAAAACCCAGACTTTGGCTCCATTTGTAGAGACGGGGACGTGATGAATTCTCCTCGTCTGTGTGCTTGCTGAGGTACGGCTCATTTTTCCTGGCGTTGGATTgctctatttttaattttatttccttttctgatgGATGCTCCCTTCCAtttgctttctccctccctgcctccctcctttGGCCTTTCTGCTTTCACGGTCTTTTCCTCTCCACATTTCTGTTATTGCTTCTGAATTTACTTTTCTCCTTAAGATGCTctggagcaggcctgggccaacttgggccctccaggtgttttggacttcaactcccacaattcctaacagccggtaggctgttaggaattgtgggagttgaagtccaaaacatctggagggcccaagttggcccaggcctgctctggaGAATAGACTTAATTAACACTGGTTATTATGACCAGAGAGACAACCTAATATTTAACTACAATAGTTTTGCTTTTGGAAAGACACAGGTCTTAGCTTAGAATTATGTCTTATGGGATAGTAGGGTCAAAAAAGAGTTTTCAGTAGCACTAGTGtgagggagaaggaaggggaaattAATCAAATAATTATGGTGGCTAGAGACTTTGGGAAGttgtaatgccggccacatgaccttggagatgtctatggacaacaccggctcttcggcttagaaatggagatgagcaccaacccccagagtcggtcacgactggacttaacgtcaggggaaaacctttacctacctaattCAAACATATAACTTCCACAAACTCTGGGCTCTGTATCCATGTCTCTGTGtgtgcaataacaataacaactttatttttataccctgccaccacctCGCcgtagggcagtgattctcaacccagCAATGGGTCgcaagaatgaaaatccagtccgcaaacctccttcctctttgtttatttatttttattttatttattttatttccactccttttccgcagagctgactattgcattggatagacctcatcagctctagattattaaatatggttttttatgggcgagcagatgacaactactggatgtcatatgttctgtatcagaaactagagctgatgtggtctatatccaatgcaattttctgctaaatttgaccaaaaactgatttgtatcccttttggtactaatgttggagagtggtccctggtcaaagtgggccctggtcaagtgtgCCCTGGTCAATGCGTGCCCTGGTCAAGTGTGCTCTGGTCATTGCGGGACCTGGTCAAGAGGGCCCTGGTCAAGTGTGCCCTGGTGAATGCGGgacctggtcaagtgggccctggtcaaagtgggccctggaacatccaggttttcaggtccctgcgGAAGGCGGACAGAGTGGGGGCTAGTGTAATCTCTCTGAGGAGAAAGTTTCAGAGCCAGGAAgctaccaccaaaaaggccctctctctcgtccccaccagctgtgcttgtaTATGAatgtgtctgtctgtccgtccgtccgtccgtatcttttatctatctatttatctctctctctctctctctctctctctctctctctctctctctctctctctctatatatatatatatatatatatatatatatacatatatgtatatatcatctatctatctatctacacttaCATCACACACCCATATAGCAACTTTCACAtgttctctgtgtgtgtatgcgtatgtgtatatgtatatgtatctgtgtgtgtatatcagTGATTCCAAACCTGTGGGCCgcggccctggtcaaagtggtcccttttcaagtgatccctggttaaagtgggccctggtcaagtgggtctTGGTcataaaaaggttgggaatctctgccatagggactcggggcagcttacatgtggGACCAAACCCAGAGCAACAACAGAGTTTACCAaagtaaaacatagttaaaaacattaaatatatataacaatctaattaaacaattaaaaacagcagggtataaaaacgTCATTAAAATGTATCACACAAAAATCTCAACAACCAGTAACCAGGAATATGGTTGGCATGATCAAACTTAAAGAGGGCTGGGTTT
This sequence is a window from Anolis carolinensis isolate JA03-04 chromosome 6, rAnoCar3.1.pri, whole genome shotgun sequence. Protein-coding genes within it:
- the jph4 gene encoding junctophilin-4, whose protein sequence is MSNGGRFEFDDGGCYVGDWEEGRAHGYGVCTGPGAQGEYSGRWSRGFESLGVYTWPSGNTYQGHWSQGKRSGLGVERKSKWSYKGEWSHGLKGRSGVWESHSGVIYEGMWREGLQDGYGMETYADGGTYQGQWQSGKRHGYGVRQSVPYRQAALVRSPRRTSLESLPSEIDPNAPSLPLPPPPMAPPPLPGDSPASGSRGGFVLAFPGDPDFPKGAKKKAGGFFRRSLLLSGLRVRRAESKASLGSKRGSLKSEAGVSSAGSEATTLSYAETEPPELPSTLTIEGSSTEVYAGEWRADRRSGYGVSRRSNGLRYEGEWLGNRRHGYGRTTYPDGTKEEGKYKLNRLVSGKVKNLIPLRRSKVKEKVDRAVEVARRAVSMARQKQELAITRAADARLKAAAALAAAEKALEAGRLAKILAQELQPILTEPEPRGQLDSEGTDTDYQEYDSPRVYENGITPSDVTPDPSLPPSYPPTPLQPWRGDPRRTWPPLENGGPRQFLPEVSDPEDEWGCRGSFPSRTPGFAPEGLWEGEEEQEQLSSYEAEEEDYGRVPRHPQMLGSPASGSSGSLREEEEEEEEEEGAASRPYAGEPQVDPVPAGVLGAPELQAEEVLGNARPPVAEKEEVLGDVRRRKRQGAHPLVIAAVLLVDVSLAYLFSLLLT